A stretch of the Deinobacterium chartae genome encodes the following:
- a CDS encoding L-lactate dehydrogenase, producing the protein MRVGIVGTGFVGAAAAYAMTLRGSAAELVLTDVNADKARAEARDIQDATPFSHPLRVSAGDYASLDGCRVVVLTAGVNQKPGETRLQLLERNARIFEEVVPQVVQAAPEAVLLVATNPVDVLTTLVERIARLPEGRVIGSGTALDTARMRALIAEKVGVDPGHVHGYVLGEHGDSEVLAWRSVDIAGLEVARFCEMRGLSWGEVERAEIDTRVRRAAYEIIAGKGATYYGIGTALARITESIVRDQRAVLTVSSSLRPGGTRGEVAYSLPRLVGGAGILATLETPLDPREQQALAASEAVIAEAAAGLK; encoded by the coding sequence ATGCGTGTAGGCATCGTGGGAACCGGATTCGTAGGTGCGGCGGCGGCTTATGCCATGACCCTGCGCGGCAGTGCCGCCGAGCTGGTCTTGACCGACGTGAACGCCGACAAGGCCCGCGCGGAGGCCCGCGACATCCAAGACGCCACGCCTTTCAGCCACCCGCTGCGGGTCTCGGCCGGAGACTACGCCAGCTTAGACGGCTGCCGGGTGGTGGTCTTGACCGCCGGGGTCAACCAGAAGCCGGGCGAGACCCGGCTGCAGCTGCTCGAACGCAACGCCCGCATCTTCGAGGAAGTTGTCCCCCAGGTGGTGCAGGCGGCTCCCGAGGCGGTGCTGCTGGTCGCCACCAACCCGGTGGACGTGCTGACCACCCTGGTCGAACGGATCGCCCGACTGCCCGAGGGCCGGGTGATCGGATCGGGCACGGCCCTGGACACCGCGCGCATGCGCGCCCTGATCGCCGAGAAGGTGGGCGTGGACCCCGGACACGTGCACGGCTACGTGCTCGGCGAGCACGGGGACTCCGAGGTGCTGGCGTGGCGCAGCGTCGACATCGCCGGCCTCGAGGTCGCGCGGTTCTGTGAGATGCGCGGCCTGAGCTGGGGCGAGGTCGAGCGCGCCGAGATCGATACCCGGGTGCGGCGCGCGGCCTACGAGATCATCGCCGGCAAGGGCGCCACCTACTACGGCATCGGGACCGCGCTGGCCCGCATCACCGAGAGCATCGTGCGCGACCAGCGGGCGGTCCTGACCGTCTCCTCGAGCCTGCGGCCGGGCGGGACGCGCGGCGAGGTGGCGTACTCGCTGCCACGGCTGGTGGGCGGGGCCGGCATCCTGGCCACGCTGGAAACCCCGCTGGACCCGCGCGAGCAGCAGGCCCTGGCCGCGTCCGAAGCGGTGATCGCCGAGGCCGCAGCGGGGTTGAAATGA